A single window of Vigna unguiculata cultivar IT97K-499-35 chromosome 1, ASM411807v1, whole genome shotgun sequence DNA harbors:
- the LOC114189252 gene encoding uncharacterized protein LOC114189252, whose product MARERPEWIPNDVWTRLLEHWNSPSYRSQCIATKKNRAFEMSGALHIGGSITTHEHALRMPRELGRHVFLDEVFQQTHIWKGTSEYMDERSRKTNEEFRIRLSQVRSKVSSYGADGTQEQSSTDPTQDENIRTRCWIEMVEGKKKGRLYEDGQLVSKYTGSNESLNQLPASSSSNIRQQLSRSLEENEQLRYKFRSFQSLVLQYLPPDA is encoded by the exons ATGGCTAGAGAAAGGCCGGAATGGATCCCTAACGATGTGTGGACCAGACTGCTAGAACATTGGAATTCTCCAAGCTATCGTAGCCAATGTATTGCAACAAAAAAGAATAGGGCCTTTGAAATGAGTGGGGCCCTACACATAGGTGGATCCATTACCACACACGAGCATGCACTTCGTATG CCACGTGAGTTGGGACGACATGTGTTCCTTGATGAAGTATTTCAGCAAACACATATTTGGAAGGGTACTAGCGAGTATATGGATGAGAGGTCTAGGAAGACAAAT GAAGAATTTCGGATTAGGCTTTCCCAAGTCAGATCTAAGGTATCCTCATATGGTGCTGATGGAACACAGGAGCAATCCTCTACTGATCCCACACAAGACGAGAATATCAGGACTAGGTGTTGGATTGAGATGGttgaaggaaaaaagaaaggaagacttTATGAGGATGGCCAACTTGTATCAAAATATACGGGTTCAAATGAAAGCCTAAACCAACTACcagcttcttcctcttctaataTTAGGCAACAACTTTCACGAAGCCTAGAGGAAAATGAGCAATTGAGGTATAAGTTTCGATCCTTTCAATCACTAGTCCTGCAATATCTCCCTCCTGATGCTTAA